DNA from Alnus glutinosa chromosome 2, dhAlnGlut1.1, whole genome shotgun sequence:
GACTTTTCTGgtgaaaaaatgataaatttacaacaccatcATAACAAGTGCACAACATTCTCTTATATTGGGTGGGGCCCAGTGTGTGAGGCCCACCTCATATGAAGGGGTGTTATGCGCTTGTTGTGATGGTGGTGTTATGCGCTTGTTGTGATAGTGGTGTTATACGCTTATTGTGATGGTGGTGTGTAAGaatcaaattcttttcttaGGACTCTCTCTATGTGGTTCTCGTGACCACAGCAAGATAAATACGGTTAACAATCTCTGCGCAAGCCACAAGCCATCTAAACAAAATCCATCTCATCCTACATTTCTACTCCGAAAAGGCAAAATCATCCAACCCAGAGAATAGGCGGTTTTGGAATGTAGCCACGGTGGTAAGTTTTTTTCAAAATAGcttaataaaaatttttttttttttttttttttttttttttttttttttttttttttttaaagtagaaTCTTCAGATCATTTTATCACACCCTATTGGCATGCCAAACATAGCGAACACGAAGGCTTCTGCTCAACTGAAGTTGCGAGAAAACTCGAAGCTCTGACAGAGAGAGGCGAATTGCGATTGCAGAAGAGAAGCAGCGATGACGGGATTTGGAAGATTGATAGGGCGAGCCCTTTGGTATTCATCTCAACAACAAAGACTTCTAAGGCCTTGCGTTGAACAAAGCTTACGCCTCCTacatgcttcttcttcttcttcctcagccGTGACGGCGTCGTATCGGGACTGCCAAATCGCTTCATTTTCCTCAAATCTTGCATCTCTGAGATTTTCCCCATTCGGAGGTTCCTCTCTTTTGTTTAAGTAATTCTTTCCCTtttgattaattgttttttttttttttttttttcatttatagtATACAATTATTGTTGATAATATTCTTGCGCAGGGCAGAGGAGGACCATGTTTATACAAACGCAGTCCACGCCCAACCCTTCCTCTCTGATGTTCCATCCGGGGAAGCCGGTTATGGAAGTTGGGAGCGCTGACTTTCCGAATGCGCGTGCGGCCATGAATTCTCCGCTGGCAAAAGCGCTTTTCGGAATCGATGGTCAGCTTCtttctgcttttatttttatgcgtTATGCCCTTTTACATTGTGTTTATTTGGTACGCTTCCTTTTAACGCAGGTATTACTCGAGTTTTCTTTGGATCAGATTTCGTTACGGTGACAAAGTCAGACGATGCTTCTTGGGATTTTTTGAAGCCTGAAATCTTTGCAGCTATCATGGATTTCTATTCTTCTGGTGAGCCACTGTTTCTGGATTCCAAAACTGCGGCAGCCATGGACACTGCTATCGGTGAGGTATAACTTTTAACTTCGAGCTTAGATTCACGAACTTTATACTATTTCCTCTGATCTTAAATTAAGATTTGCTTGCATTCTAACTGTATTAGCATTTGGTGTTATGAAGTAAATATTGCAATGTTTAAATGCCCCCTGGACAGTAAGCTTTTCAATGTACAAAGGTCCTAAAGTATGCCAGAGATACTAggattatatattttgaagtttcGGGCAAACATAGTTTAAAAAGATCTTGATTGGCCTCGTGGTACAAATCCCTTAGGACCTATGCCCTAGAGTTTGAAGAACCGATGTCATTAGGCCTTACGTTTTAAGACTTGATTTTTGTCATACTCAGCAAGAAAATGGAGCACTGACCTAATGTCCTTCTTTCATTGTTATTTCATTTGCTTGGAAACTTTTGGGCATTGCTTTAGGAACAATGAGCCTGCTTGAAGTTGAGGCCAATGAGCCTGCACTGACCTAATGTCCTCCTTTATGAGTAAAATCTGTATTCTAAGAAATTATAGGTTTTACTCTATTGGTGAGGTTGAGGCCAATTGGTTGGAGAGAGCATTCGAGGAAGGGGGAGATTTTGGGGGTAGTGAAAGCTATAAATAGTGATAAGGCCCCGGGCACTGACGATTACTCTACGGCATACATCCAAGCTTGCTGATATGTTTTAAAAGAAGACATAATGAAGATCTTTCATGGCTTCCATGCTAGAGGCAAGTTTGAAATGAGCCTAAATACGATTTTCATTGCTCTCATTCCAAATATTTCAGGGCCGTTGATCTTAAGGATTTTCTTCCGATTAGTCTAGTGAGTggcatttacaaaattattacCAAAGTTCTAGCTAACAGGCTGAAAATGGtattggagaagattatttcctCGTCTCACAATGCATTCATCCATGGAAGGCAGATTCTAGATCCCGTTCTCAATGCTAATGATGTCATGATAGCAAAATCAGATATGGGGAGCTGGGTGTGCTCTGCAAATTGGATTTAGGAAAAGTTTATGATCACGTTAATTGAGATATTCTGTTGTACATGCTGAGGAGGAGCGGTTTAAAGAGGAAATGGTGTACTTTGATAGCTCATTGCATCTCTACTGTGTGTTTTTTTGTATTGATAAACGA
Protein-coding regions in this window:
- the LOC133859402 gene encoding nifU-like protein 4, mitochondrial; protein product: MTGFGRLIGRALWYSSQQQRLLRPCVEQSLRLLHASSSSSSAVTASYRDCQIASFSSNLASLRFSPFGGQRRTMFIQTQSTPNPSSLMFHPGKPVMEVGSADFPNARAAMNSPLAKALFGIDGITRVFFGSDFVTVTKSDDASWDFLKPEIFAAIMDFYSSGEPLFLDSKTAAAMDTAIGEDDSETVAMIKELLETRIRPAVQDDGGDIEYRGFDPESGIVKLRMQGACSGCPSSAVTLKSGIENMLMHYVPEVKSVEQELDAEEEEATLTGQME